A section of the Devosia rhizoryzae genome encodes:
- a CDS encoding metallophosphoesterase translates to MIIAQLSDIHADGSSNRLDRLDRVLSWLRPLRPDALVVSGDLAEAQFEKSYAAVRQRLDSVGCPFFVVPGNVDDHRHMRAGFGELYGWTTDRPLSVVGRFDGFRVIGLDVTVEDAHHGDAAPRLDWLAAELAADQTPTLIFQHQHPFLTGIDNKDRNICFGGVELAAVIEAAGDVVLGLTCGHVHRPLFTQFARRQATMGSSVTRANKLRLDGKESDITDPPGLMLHHVADGRLVSHVVMVS, encoded by the coding sequence ATGATCATTGCCCAGCTCAGCGATATCCATGCCGATGGTTCGAGCAACAGGCTAGACCGTTTGGACCGGGTGCTGAGCTGGTTACGTCCTCTTCGGCCAGACGCCTTGGTCGTCAGCGGCGATCTGGCCGAAGCACAATTCGAAAAGAGCTATGCGGCGGTCCGGCAACGGCTTGACAGCGTCGGCTGCCCATTCTTCGTTGTACCGGGAAATGTCGATGATCACCGGCACATGCGGGCCGGTTTCGGCGAGCTTTACGGCTGGACCACGGATCGGCCGCTTAGCGTTGTTGGCAGGTTCGATGGATTCCGGGTTATTGGCCTCGATGTGACGGTAGAGGATGCCCATCACGGCGATGCTGCGCCACGGCTCGACTGGTTGGCGGCGGAACTGGCGGCTGACCAGACGCCGACGCTGATCTTCCAGCACCAGCATCCGTTCTTGACCGGCATCGACAATAAGGACCGCAACATCTGCTTTGGCGGCGTCGAGCTCGCCGCGGTTATTGAAGCCGCAGGCGACGTGGTGCTGGGCCTGACCTGTGGGCACGTGCACCGGCCACTGTTTACGCAATTTGCCCGCCGGCAGGCAACGATGGGATCATCGGTGACCCGCGCCAACAAGCTCAGGCTCGATGGCAAGGAAAGCGATATCACCGATCCGCCAGGGTTGATGCTGCACCATGTCGCTGACGGACGGTTGGTCAGCCATGTGGTAATGGTTAGCTAG